The Spirosoma agri region GTCCCGGTATAGCGTCAGTGAGTAGGGACCCGGCTCATTGGTGGCCGCCAGCTCGTTCTCGATCCGGAAGGCGATGGGCTGGCCGGTCAGACCCACGTAACGGGGACTAAAGTTGATATTGATCCGGTCGGCGATCGGCGTACAGCTCAGCAGGCTTACGGCCGTGATGGCGAAGGGTTGGCTGGGCTGCGGGGGTTCGATGGAAGCCG contains the following coding sequences:
- a CDS encoding putative Ig domain-containing protein, translated to IPQGTFTDDQTPGSLRLSAQGLPPGISLSGYTLSGVASTTVGSPFRVILTATDPGTLSVSTSFDLAVAPASIEPPQPSQPFAITAVSLLSCTPIADRININFSPRYVGLTGQPIAFRIENELAATNEPGPYSLTLYRD